The genomic stretch ATAATAGAGGACAACTTCCCATTTGTACTGGTGAAAGTTTGCTAAGCTAAGATGAAGAGGGAGCTGGGTTTCATAGTGCATGAATTATAAAAGGGTGGCATACTAATACAGCATTTAATTTGAGAAAACTAATAGAATACAAACGTAGGGAAgcttttggagataatgggaactgcagatgctggagaatccgagataaagtgtggagctggatgaacacagcaggccaagcagcatcttaggagcatggtAGGGAAGTTTTTAAACTTGTCTAAGAGCACTTTTCACATGTAGACTCCCCTATGCCGTAGTGGTCACTTTATTTAAGAATAAATGTTAGAGAAGCTCTTTTGGCACATTAGTAACATGCCTACCACCGAGCTAGAAGACCCAGTTTCAAGAATCAATGGTGATGCAACAACCATAGACCACTTTGACTTGTGCATGTTTTCACTTCCTTTAGCGACTTCAATTCATTAGCGAGAGGAAGATGAGAACTGGAGCTGCTATTTGGCTGGTCTTAAAGGCATGAGAAGTCTCTAGGAATATGTCCAACCAGTGTTAGCCTTGAGTGTTCAGTCTTGACTGTTTAGGTGTATTGTGCTCTAATTCCTCTTCTCACCCAGCAATGAGCACTCCTTTGAATGTTTAAATAGTTGATTAGCAGCCTGTGATTCTATATAATTGCAAATAAGATTTTACACACTTGTTCTCTGCTTACTGATAACTCCTGTCCTACATTATGCTTAAACATTAGTGTTGCCTGTAACATCCAAAAACTATACAGTCAAAAGGCATTCCTATAAAAAAACCCTATGCATACAGTATCTGTAGTAAATGTATGAGTTCAGTAAAGGTTTCTTCTCCTATTCCTTTGGATGCTTAACCCTTAATTTTTGGGAAGCAATGATTTACAATATAAAGCAAGGAATGAGTGCAGTGAACATTGCTGTAACAAACAACTGTGAGAACAAAATTAATCCAAATAATTTCTTCGCAATTAAGTGAATTTTGGAATAGTTGACTTATCCACTtcagcatagagcacagaacataacCTATAAAACTCAACTAACATTTTTCAATGATTATCTTGTCATGTAACTGTACATTGTCCTTCTTGAAGAAGCTAAATAAACCCATGTGGTTCTTTAAAGAGTAAATAGATATGGTTTTTAAACCTCAGAAATGTTGACTTTAGTCATTCAAGATTTAGATTGAGACATTACCAGGAAAGAGGAGTGATTGCACTTTCAATAGATCAAATTGTAAGGGTGATAAAGCAGATTGAAGTCTAACTAAAAAAGAGAATTGAAAATACACATGCAGGGATACAGTACGACTGTGGAACATTGAGTTGACAGGTCCACTAGGCTTCCCTCCACGTCATTGAGAGGAAACTGTGGAACTTAATGGAGCTAAGTGTCCTTTATTTAAAATGGAAGCCAATTAGACTTGGCCCAGCCCTGTTTATTATTTCTAGGGGCAAGTAATTAAGAGTGCAGATTATACTTTGGACTGTAGCAAGCCATggcaaaaaaaaagaacagttgACATAAGTATTACTGATCTTCTTTCTTTTCTCCCAGTCAAGTACCTGAATGCCTACACAGGGATAGTCTTAATAAGATGTCGGAAAGATTTTTATCGACTGTTATGGTCTGCCATGCAGTTAATCACCTTCCTGGAGAGCAAGAACCAGAAGTACCCCTGTTTCTTCAACACATTGCATGTGGGAGGTAAAATGCTGGAACTTTTGATGCAGAATTAGCTATTGACTTGTTACACCTGTCCAAGTTGCTAGGTTTGAGTCTTATCACCTGGCCAAGTTGCTTTAAGCTTTTGCCTTTAAATCACATTAATGACATAGGTGCAGATGTCAGTTTTAAAATGTGTCCTTAAAAATGCACTaatgaattgtgttttttttgaggTACTATCCGAACCTGCCAGAAGTTTCTCATCCAGTATAACCGCAAGCAATTGCTGCTCCTCCTGAAAGACTGTAAAACCAAAGGTGAGAAACTTTTACTTTGAACTTTGGATCCCCACTTCCACCATccactttcaaaacaatttagcTTCCTATTAAATGCTGTGCTTAAAGAATCACCTCCAATAGACAAAGATACCTGACAAATTATTGGAAGTAGTGATATAAGAATCAGACAGGTGAGACATTGATAAAGCTTGAATAAAACCACTTGGTTAAAATCTACTAAAATGTTGACTAACTGTATTTATGACATTGTCACTTAGGTGTGCTGACTGGTTTTCTTGCTAAAAAACAACAATGGCACAGGTATTTATataagggaaggcaatggcctagtgatattatcactggactgttaatctagacacccagataacattctggggacacaggttgaatcccaccacagtaggTGGGATGTGAATTcaaactatctggaattaagagtctaatggtgatcatgcaccccttgtcaattgtcagaaaaacccacctggttcactaatctcctgttcagggaaggatggcagtttccttccctgtctggcctacatgtgactccagacccacaacagtgtcattgactctgaactgcccccctgagcaattaaggatgaacaataaatgttggcctggccagcaatgtcctcatcccatgaatgaatgaagaaaaatactTTTGAGGTGATTTCAGCAGAATTCATTGCAATCTTAAGGTATACAAAACAGGTTCTTTGTGTCTTTTCACCTTTTTGTTCTGCTTTCAGAGGAGAGGGAATCTGTTCAAAGGTCTATCTTGAGTTGTTCACTGAAAGAATTGGAACAAGATCGATCGAAGTACCAAGAGGAGACAGAAGCAGATGCAAATCAAGTGTTATGAAAAAACTGCAAAACAGCAAGAACTGCACTGTGGTAATAGTTCCACCTGTACAATCAAGGTGTTTTGCTGTGACACAGTTTAAGATTGTGTAATCTTCAATTTAGACTTAGGCTCTCACACACCAGATGCAAATCTAACACCCCAAACCACTCTCTGCTGTTAAACTcctgaattattttcattaggacAGCCTTGTAGTGGAAAAGAGAATTTATTGGCAATGTGAAGTGATTAAAGGTTAATCAAGAATGGTACTTGCTACTGGATGCTAATCCTTGTGGGCATAATCTTAGAAATGTAAAAAGCTGGCACTTTAAACTACTGCCAACCATTCCACAGCAACTGAGTAACCTTACTGTGGGTCTAAACCATAGCCGTTAGCAAACTTCACTTCAATTAAATAAAACTGAACTACACTTCCCATCagtaataatgatcatgaaaccaaAGGATTAttaaaactcacctggttcactatgTCCATCAggaaaaggaaatctgtcatgcTAATCTTTACTGGCCAAAGtgcttgatttttaaaactggCTCTTTGAAGCAGCCTAATAAGCCATTGATTGTTAGGCATATTAGATTTGGGTGATTACTGCTGATATTGCCTGTGATACTATGATGCATTAATGAATTTTACATGTTATCACTTGTTGTAGTTGGTGATAATCAAGGCTGTAGAACTGACTCAGCTAGTAAAACTCCTCAGACAGATACTTGATGTTTCAAACTGCCTCCACAACCTGAATATCACTTAGGTTAACAATCTGTGCATTACTTGAGCATTTCAAACCAAGTGTACAAAATCAAATATAGACTACCTTTAAAAAAATAAAGGAAGAAACTAGTAAACCATTTCTTCACTACTGCCCTGAAGCTACAaagtaaaaataacatttttcaatGCAGTTGCTCAATGTGCACTGTATAGCTATTAAATTACAAACCTACATGCTGGAGTACAAACATGAAATATAATACACAAGTAATTTTTAGTTACAGCTGGGTGTACTCATCTTGTCCCAAGAACTTGAATTTGAGAATGAGAGATGCTATTTAAAACCTGTGCTTATACTACAATTTCAATTGCAACACagcattaaaaatattaaatgttgaTGGTCATGAACAGAGTTCAAGAAATGCTGGTGCTTAAAAGGAAACATCTTTCAATAATAAGCAGTCATAGTTGCATTGTATTTAGAAACAAACTGATGCTCTGGGCCAGAAGATAGATGTATTTTGCAAaggattttatttcatttgtttaagGCAATTAGGTtagtggtgcaatggtagtgtttctgcctctgagccagaaggcctaactttaagtcccacctgctcccaaggtgtgtaataacagctgagcaggttgattttaaaagaaatctgtctGTAAAATCCAAGagaagggaaaagacaggaacatgGCCCTGTGTAAATTAATTTTCTAGGGCAGATATGCCAGGTTTGACTTTAGTTAGTTACATATTCCCTCTAATTAAAGAGATCTAAAACACCCCATTACATTGGAGAGAAATCTGGTTATTTTAAGTGGTTTCTTCATTAGCTTTGATTTTCCAGAACATACAGTAGGTATTGACCCACATATTCTCTTCATGGGtaaggcagaaaaatgaacaaCACACTGCACAAGGTTCTTTTATTGCATCTATTACTTTGCTGTTGCATGAAAGAAAAGTGAAGGGCAGAAGTAACAAAGCTGAACTCAACACTTCATTAGATGCTTGAcagtcacttttttaaaaagatacttttcaaattaaaattttcaaaaaagGGAAACTCCAGCTATTGTTAATTTGTATTTTACAACCAACAGCATAACACTTGACATAACCTGGTTGGGAGTGATAATTACAGGCCCATCCAATGTGTTTATCACTAAGGGGTTAGTGTGATTTTCTGAGGTGCAGAATATTTTGCAAATcttcagtgatgttggttgaagggGTAAGAGGATCCAAAACACCACTTATTACTAGCACAATAACATATGAGATGAAAGAAAATCAAGTgtcaattatttacaaaataacTACTTCTGAGGTACAGGGTaataacagcaaaaaaaaatcatccccAGTGAATGTCTACACAGAAGTAGTTAAGCTGTGGATTTGTTTGGAAtttcccttgtttaaaaaagtTGCATGTCACAAGCTATATGAATTGGTTATGTTGTTCAACCTCAAAGCTGTGAAACCTGCATTCAAACAGGAGGCAAACTTTTAATGACAAACCACTCAAACAAATGCCTTTGCTGTAATCTTCCGGGTTTGAAATACAACCAAAAATGTTTAAACTATAGCAGCAAATAAACAAAATCATTTTTGCACAGACAGCAATGAATGCAAATACAGGCAGTGGCTGCCTGTGGTACTGAAATGGGTAAGATGGGCAGTGAGTGCCTAAATTACTTTGTGTGAACTACTGAAGTACTGAAGAGCAACATCTgcctttttttcttctttttcccatTCCTCTCCTCTGCAAGAGAAAAAGATCCATAAttagaggggaaaaaaagcacaCATCCCTATTTTTAAAGTTGATTATTTGCTGAATATTCTGTTCACGTCATTGATACCCTGGAAGAGTACTTTGTTCTGCAAGGTGAATTTAATTGTATACAATGAGTAGACATTAACTAGTGACTTACTCTAGCCCCACAGACAGATTAAAACTGGTTGTGGGGTTAGGTGCATGCTTTCAATGTGTAATTCTAAATATAAAACATGTGGTGAAGATGGACTCCAATTCTACCCTCCGCTCAGTGGCTTTCTGCAGTATTACAGAAGACAAATGCGTAAACAGTTGAAGCAGTGTAAGAAAACTACTGCTTTGTACTTATCTATATCTACCAGCTCAACTCCTGCAAGGACCGCTTACAAATTAATCACAGGCTATTTGAATATTCATGAGACTTGCTGTAAATGATGTACAGTATGCTATCACATGAAATATTAATACCATTGAATTAGGGAAGATACTTTATCTTTCTTATTCAGagaagtgtttaaataaattacttTAAAGGCAGTAAAAGTCTCTCCAAACTGTTCCAATGCTCCCCTGTACTTAGTCTAAACAGTACTGGCAACAGTCTAAGCACAGGATGTCCATCCGCAGCCCAAGTCTTAAATGAACAACCCATACTGCTAAAGCACAATTTTAATGTTACAACAATACATCATTTCCTAAAATCAAATTAATGTCAACATATTGTTTAGCATTTTAAGTCAACCAACAACTTCcacttttctccctccctctaaAGAGCAGCAATCCATTCTTACCTGCACACACCTCTGGGCCTGGAACTTTATCAAGCTTGAGGAATGCTGCCTCCATAGCTTGACTGAAGGAATTCTGAAAGCTGGGTACAGGTACACGGTCTGAAAtatcactctctccatcactatCTGCTGCAGGTGGGGGCATCAAACTGGTTTCTGTTGTCAAGACAAATTCAATCAGTACACCAACCTCCATGTTAATGTTAAGATGATCATTAACACAATTAAAgtcatgttaattttttttaaaaatcacctttTCTTGGAGTTACTTTGGGCCACACTTCTGCCTTAGCCTTTCCATCCTTCAGCATCTGTAAGGAAGAATATACATagtactgattttttaaaaaaactttatgaGGAAAAATATTATGTCATAGGACTAAGGAAAAACAGATACGGACCAGATAGAGAGAGATTAAGTGGGtatgatgaaaaaaaaacttagaagcACGTTTTAAAGAGGACCTTGACGAAAAGATGGAGAGACACCAGAAGGCTTTCGGGAAGAAATGCACATTACAGAAGACCATGAATACTGGAGAAATTGATGGATAGGAGAAAGGTGAAAACACAGGTTGAGGAAGGTTGAGAGCATGAGGGATTTAAATACAAAAGGAACTTAAATTTGAGGTGCTCTAGTATCAACAGCCAAAAGTGGCTGAGCTACAGTTTGTGGGTGTGCAAGAAAGAGGTACAGCAGTTGAAAGAGGCCAGCCAATCTAGAGGTGACAAAGGCATGAGAGATGGTTTTCAGCAACTGGCAGCTTAAGTAACAGCTGAGTGGGCATCAGTTTGATGATTAAAGCAAGCCACCTTTGTGTTGGCAGATGGAGCCAGAAATTCAGAATCTAACAAGGCAAAAATTACAACAGACCATGTCAGAGACAGTAGACAAAACATGGAGTGGAACTGGTGACAAGATAGAGTTTTAGCTTCATTTTCAAGAATGATTATCTGGAGGAATTGGCAACTCATCCAAGGCAAGATGGCTGACAACACAGGCAGAGGAGTCAAAAGATGGAAGGAGTACAGATTTCCTCAAAGCATTCAATTTTAATAAAACAATTAAACTTCACCCCAAGTTACTTTCTGTAAAAATTCCATGAATCATCTTATGTAGTTAAGATGGTTAGCAAGTGGATGAATCTAATCAACACAAATGAGATTTAGAAATGCAACCTAATGGCAGGTTACAACTTTGTGGCTGGAGTGGACGTTGCTTTTCTTTAGTTGTCCATACTGAAATGGAACTATTTCTCTTAACCCTTCTCAAAGTAAACAGGCTGCTCCCAAATTCCCAGATAATTAGAGCAGGTCTATAATCCTCAGAGCTCATTACTTCTGTTTCTTGAGAAATTAGTAAAGTACACCAACTGAACACAACCAAATCCCAATTTTAATCTTGGCAACCAAATCCCAATTTTAATCTTGGTAAAAGTAATTGGTGCACACTATGTTTTATTCAAAATCTACTCACAGCAGAAGTACATTTTTATCCCAGAGAGTGCATTATCTATTTTCACCTCAAGTGAAATTACCTGAGCAAACGAAGGAAAGCATGCATCATCTTCCAAGCTGCCAACGCACAGAGAAGGACTCCCTGGACTAAAAGCAAGGGCGGATTGATTCAATGCTGATTCTACAGGAAGAATTAAGAAGTGATTCAGAAGCATTCACTTCGTGCAGTTCCAACATTGCCAGCTAGGTTAAAAcattacaaaaataaaaagaaattaagcATTAATTACAAGATAGGACATGTCACGGATGCCTCTTCTCAGTAACCACATCATTCATTTCATGACAAGTACATTTCATGACAAGTACAATTCACTCCAAGAATTTTGCTGAACCCGTTTTCAGTTCCTGCCTCATTTAACATTTCGTGTAGAACAAACTGAGATTCAGAGTGGCTAGCTACTTATCAGCCTCACGTAAAACTTTCATGAACCTAGGAACTGCAAGCAATGCATTCTCTCATTCTGTTCCTTGAATGCTCAAAGTTCACACACTGAAGATATGAAAATTCAATCTCCTGTGAAGCAAACACCAcatattttctcatcaatctgCTGATATTactacacctctggaacaggtgggacttgaaccgagACCTCCTGGCACAGAGGTAGGAACAATACTACTACACAAGAGCCCTTAAGAAAACACCATGTAAGAATTAGGTACAATTCAGCTGTGAATTTGTTATTCAATTATCAAGGTTTTACAAGCAACACCACAACATCAATACTAATCTTTCCACAAATCACCACTTGTCCACTTTTCAATTAAAGACAATTAGCATTTCATAGCCTCAAAGATAAACACTGCAAAAACTAGTCTGAAACTAAAACTTTAAGATTCAACTACTATGCTTAGCAGCCTCACTCAACTGACCCAAAACAGTAGCTTGACCACCTGTGTTTCAGTAAAACACAATACTGGGCGTGAAATCTACAAGTCATTTCAATTTTGGAAAAATAGTCAATTACAGATCTTCTGGCTCGTGTTCAGAGAAAGAAATAGCCATACAACATGCAACATCCATTGttaaagtctttttttttaaatatagagaGGATGCAAGACTTGCCTGCTGAGGAAAACATGCGTGATGGGGTGATACCACTTCAACGAGTGGTATTCATGCatctacagcaatttttttttaaactcaagagTGGTAGCAGAATTCCAAGTATTGACTTAATTACACAAAAATATAAATTAGCCAGTTCTTAATGTATTGATATTTAAATTGCTGTTATCCTGATATCAAAGGCTGCCGGGGTATATTACAAGTATATAACAATACAAACTCGGCTGGAAATAATAACATTACTTTTTGAAAGATGTATTCCCTTTAATTTTTGAGAACTTTAAAATCATAACTTTGTGCAAGAGCCTCTAAATAAATGATTCTATTATTACTTTTGCAGCTTTCAGATGCAACAAACACTCGCTAAATCCCATTACTTATGCCATGCCGTGGCACAGTATATGTTGAGATGTGTTGAGGTTAGCGCTCCAACACACCAGAGAGTAAGCTGTGAAACCTGCAGGAGAAACCCTTTtctttaatattcattcatgagacatgggcaaagctggctaagccagcatgtATTGCTCAATCCTAATTGTCCAGACACTAGTTAGGAGTCAAACACAGCATTGTAGATccagagtcacatgcaggccagccCAGGTATGGATAAGCAGGTTCCATTCCTAAAAATCtatgaaccagatgggcctttcccaacaatcaatggttttatggtctccATGAGACTTTTGattcaatatttttattgaattagaaCTTCACTCGTCATGGTGGGATtctaacccaggtccccaaaacatttcaGAAAGTATTGGAAtgctcaggtttggcagcatctaagAATCATATCAGCCtccaaatgttaactgtt from Stegostoma tigrinum isolate sSteTig4 chromosome 26, sSteTig4.hap1, whole genome shotgun sequence encodes the following:
- the pop5 gene encoding ribonuclease P/MRP protein subunit POP5, coding for MVRFKSRYLLCEIVFENPQFRHCIEEKNIYKTVKDAIIRAHGDFGLGCCSLSLAVKYLNAYTGIVLIRCRKDFYRLLWSAMQLITFLESKNQKYPCFFNTLHVGGTIRTCQKFLIQYNRKQLLLLLKDCKTKEERESVQRSILSCSLKELEQDRSKYQEETEADANQVL